One window from the genome of Hydractinia symbiolongicarpus strain clone_291-10 chromosome 1, HSymV2.1, whole genome shotgun sequence encodes:
- the LOC130631879 gene encoding stimulated by retinoic acid gene 6 protein-like isoform X2, translating into MLPVANLALIAGLLMQFGIEDVTNPTDMLKKLNELSKEVDRIHNETGVSKEELEAFFNTTLPCMQRILKRDIERGVSPDATLRSLTNDCLYADRKCYADDNAASIFWGMQLCAFIFQIIISFSHRRKRLYMNCCKGHPGLVIPVNMLDGYENRVGVALAFGLTITQCYYVLFSDYNKIFGTKIGAGIRALPSYASVFIKILCAIFISQMAYPFFVCQKLKNRIVGAVNGVFLCVLWLSLEIQKIYVNVTTCWEFWEKSGFGRKYGLLSILYDIPLYICLVLLLFKFIMVLVSTIKIRRKKLKIGVKLNWFKQDDTDWKSEYVYLHVKNLLKPCERDDGISFNGEDSDEENDVKIKRIVEDKVRENLYTYRPEFKYSTRMVASIVVAVLVIYTLLVSAVTLGYVLFIKYWKKIFTSNIIKVISAKTSLSEGLVDDYIKSVSAAWWLGIATAFIFSLIVSTNSMTWYRKHIMKLRKGERTFLPKALRNPNSVGDDAGSLMAASMKFAGFQVGYAAWGFILLSLLLFLCYYVLITQLIIPMKRGENSLSINIFIKVWPTLLITVAMMVVQKVMAVTCFLLNKDSLAVNNRRVFHLVSYLFFYFNIFLGMFSCLLRIIYGIIFGVVFIQRLQKSTLPRTLEEKDPGFYSYLGYILLEHQHANPVLHCFARLLLESRNKDFVEGEKYVTTTDHFLSSVLEVDQVDSLKKESIKVKRARTRWHLAYVLIKNPSLQRHRRSKQKVNKPRNLVKLIRNADEVNFPFVVYTGVNDSKVDIKMSDKRKRHSNSDGRYSDNSTSDDERNNSVDKDVSCNSADYVVNYKTCEKPDDDDDAEFADKNYHQFVVVEENEQKSIYFDETDEKINPALNLVAESYA; encoded by the exons atgcttccAGTAGCGAATTTGGCTTTGATAGCAGGGCTTTTAATGCAGTTTGGGATTGAAGATGTAACAAACCCAactgatatgttaaaaaaattgaatgaaCTCAGTAAAGAAGTTGACAGGATTCATAATGAAACAGGCGTCAGCAAAGAAGAGCTAGaagcattttttaatactacctTACCTTGTATGCAACGCATCCTAAAAAGAGATATTGAAAGAGGAGTGTCGCCGGATGCCACCCTGAGATCGTTAACAAATGAttg tttataTGCAGACAGAAAATGCTATGCTGATGATAATGCTGCCAGCATATTCTGGGGAATGCAACTTTGTGCT tttatttttcaaattatcatcAGCTTCAGTCATCGCAGAAAAAGATTGTATATGAACTGCTGTAAAGGCCATCCTGGTTTAGTAAT CCCGGTAAACATGCTGGATGGATACGAAAACCGTGTGGGCGTGGCATTGGCTTTTGGATTAACAATAACACAATGCTACTATGTCCTGTTCTCAGATTACAATAAAATTTTTGGTACAAAGATTGGTGCTGGAATACGAGCATTGCCATCTTATGCGTCAG TTTTCATCAAAATACTTTGTGCAATTTTCATTTCACAAATGGCTTATCCCTTCTTCGtatgtcaaaaattaaaaaatcgaattGTTGGTGCTGTTAATGGTGTATTCTTATGTGTCTTATG gtTGTCActtgaaattcaaaaaatatatgtCAACGTTACAACATGCTGGGAATTCTGGGAAAAAAGTGGATTTGGCAGG aagTATGGATTGCTGTCAATACTTTATGACATTCCTTTATATATATGTCTCGTTCTGTTATTATTCAAATTTATCATGGTATTGGTCTCAACTATCAAGATACGAAGAAAGAAATTAAAGATAGGTGTT aagtTGAACTGGTTTAAACAAGACGATACAGATTGGAAGAGTGAATATGTCTACCTTCATGTGAAAAATCTCTTAAAACCATGTGAACGTGATGACGG tataagTTTTAATGGTGAAGATAGCGATGAGGAGAatgatgttaaaattaaaagaatcgtcGAAGACAAAGTAAGAGAGAACTTGTACACATACAGACCAG AGTTTAAATATTCGACACGTATGGTAGCATCAATTGTTGTTGCTGTACTGGTTATATACACG ctGTTAGTATCTGCAGTGACGCTTGgttatgttttatttatcaagtattggaaaaaaatatttacttccaATATCATTAAAGTGATATCAGCCAAAACATCCTTGAGTGAGGGTTTGGTGGATGACTATATAAAATCTGTATCAG CTGCATGGTGGCTAGGCATAGCAACTGCTTTCATTTTTAGTCTGATTGTGAGTACAAATTCTATGACATGGTATAG AAAACATATTATGAAGCTTCGTAAAGGGGAACGTACTTTTCTTCCTAAAGCTCTTCGAAATCCAAATTCAGTTGGAGACGATGCTGGAAGTTTAATG gCTGCAAGTATGAAATTTGCTGGGTTTCAAGTTGGCTATGCAGCATGGG gtTTTATTCTTTTATCCTTACTGTTGTTCTTATGTTATTATGTTTTAATAACACAACTGATCATTCCTATGAAAAGAGGAGAAAATTCTTTATCaattaatatatttataaaagtatG GCCTACACTTCTGATAACGGTAGCTATGATGGTAGTGCAGAAAGTGATGGCTGTGACGtgctttcttttaaataaagattCATTAGCCGTCAATAACAG GCGTGTGTTCCACCTTGTGTCCTATCTCTTCTTTTACTTTAACATATTCCTTGGAATGTTTTCATGTCTGCTACGTATCATTTATGGCATCATATTTGGTGTAGTGTTTATACAACGCCTTCAAAAAAGTACCTTGCCAAGAACGCTTGAAGAGAAAGACCCAG gtttttattcCTACTTGGGTTACATCCTTCTTGAGCATCAGCATGCCAACCCGGTTTTACATTGTTTCGCCCGATTGTTACTTGAAAGTCGAAATAAAGATTTCGTTGAAGGCGAGAAATACGTCACAACAACGG ATCACTTTCTTTCAAGTGTTTTGGAAGTTGATCAAGTTGACAGTTTAAAAAAGGAAAGTATAAAGGTGAAGAGAGCAAGAACACGCTGGCATTTAGCGTACGTCTTAATAAAAAACCCGTCATTACAACGACACCGACGTAGtaaacaaaaagtaaacaaaccaaGAAATTTAGTGAAATTGATTCGAAATGCCGACGAAGTAAATTTTCCATTTGTTGTTTATACTGGAGTAAATGACAGTAAAGTAGATATAAAAATGTCGGATAAAAGGAAGCGTCATTCTAACAGTGATGGACGTTACAGTGACAATTCTACGTCAGACGACGAAAGAAATAACAGCGTTGATAAAGACGTGAGTTGTAACAGTGCTGATTACGTTGTTAATTATAAAACCTGCGAAAAACCTGATGACGACGATGATGCGGAATTTGCTGACAAGAACTACCACCAGTTTGTTGTCGTCGAGGAAAATGAACAAAAGTCGATATATTTTGACGAAACTGATGAAAAAATTAATCCGGCGCTAAATCTGGTTGCGGAAAGTTATGCATAA
- the LOC130631879 gene encoding stimulated by retinoic acid gene 6 protein-like isoform X3 translates to MLPVANLALIAGLLMQFGIEDVTNPTDMLKKLNELSKEVDRIHNETGVSKEELEAFFNTTLPCMQRILKRDIERGVSPDATLRSLTNDCLYADRKCYADDNAASIFWGMQLCAFIFQIIISFSHRRKRLYMNCCKGHPGLVMRVCLILLLLVMLTCPVNMLDGYENRVGVALAFGLTITQCYYVLFSDYNKIFGTKIGAGIRALPSYASVFIKILCAIFISQMAYPFFVCQKLKNRIVGAVNGVFLCVLWLSLEIQKIYVNVTTCWEFWEKSGFGRKYGLLSILYDIPLYICLVLLLFKFIMVLVSTIKIRRKKLKIGVKLNWFKQDDTDWKSEYVYLHVKNLLKPCERDDGISFNGEDSDEENDVKIKRIVEDKVRENLYTYRPEFKYSTRMVASIVVAVLVIYTLLVSAVTLGYVLFIKYWKKIFTSNIIKVISAKTSLSEGLVDDYIKSVSAAWWLGIATAFIFSLIVSTNSMTWYRKHIMKLRKGERTFLPKALRNPNSVGDDAGSLMAASMKFAGFQVGYAAWGFILLSLLLFLCYYVLITQLIIPMKRGENSLSINIFIKVWRVFHLVSYLFFYFNIFLGMFSCLLRIIYGIIFGVVFIQRLQKSTLPRTLEEKDPGFYSYLGYILLEHQHANPVLHCFARLLLESRNKDFVEGEKYVTTTDHFLSSVLEVDQVDSLKKESIKVKRARTRWHLAYVLIKNPSLQRHRRSKQKVNKPRNLVKLIRNADEVNFPFVVYTGVNDSKVDIKMSDKRKRHSNSDGRYSDNSTSDDERNNSVDKDVSCNSADYVVNYKTCEKPDDDDDAEFADKNYHQFVVVEENEQKSIYFDETDEKINPALNLVAESYA, encoded by the exons atgcttccAGTAGCGAATTTGGCTTTGATAGCAGGGCTTTTAATGCAGTTTGGGATTGAAGATGTAACAAACCCAactgatatgttaaaaaaattgaatgaaCTCAGTAAAGAAGTTGACAGGATTCATAATGAAACAGGCGTCAGCAAAGAAGAGCTAGaagcattttttaatactacctTACCTTGTATGCAACGCATCCTAAAAAGAGATATTGAAAGAGGAGTGTCGCCGGATGCCACCCTGAGATCGTTAACAAATGAttg tttataTGCAGACAGAAAATGCTATGCTGATGATAATGCTGCCAGCATATTCTGGGGAATGCAACTTTGTGCT tttatttttcaaattatcatcAGCTTCAGTCATCGCAGAAAAAGATTGTATATGAACTGCTGTAAAGGCCATCCTGGTTTAGTAATGCGAGTGTGTCTTATCTTGCTGCTTCTTGTGATGTTGACTTG CCCGGTAAACATGCTGGATGGATACGAAAACCGTGTGGGCGTGGCATTGGCTTTTGGATTAACAATAACACAATGCTACTATGTCCTGTTCTCAGATTACAATAAAATTTTTGGTACAAAGATTGGTGCTGGAATACGAGCATTGCCATCTTATGCGTCAG TTTTCATCAAAATACTTTGTGCAATTTTCATTTCACAAATGGCTTATCCCTTCTTCGtatgtcaaaaattaaaaaatcgaattGTTGGTGCTGTTAATGGTGTATTCTTATGTGTCTTATG gtTGTCActtgaaattcaaaaaatatatgtCAACGTTACAACATGCTGGGAATTCTGGGAAAAAAGTGGATTTGGCAGG aagTATGGATTGCTGTCAATACTTTATGACATTCCTTTATATATATGTCTCGTTCTGTTATTATTCAAATTTATCATGGTATTGGTCTCAACTATCAAGATACGAAGAAAGAAATTAAAGATAGGTGTT aagtTGAACTGGTTTAAACAAGACGATACAGATTGGAAGAGTGAATATGTCTACCTTCATGTGAAAAATCTCTTAAAACCATGTGAACGTGATGACGG tataagTTTTAATGGTGAAGATAGCGATGAGGAGAatgatgttaaaattaaaagaatcgtcGAAGACAAAGTAAGAGAGAACTTGTACACATACAGACCAG AGTTTAAATATTCGACACGTATGGTAGCATCAATTGTTGTTGCTGTACTGGTTATATACACG ctGTTAGTATCTGCAGTGACGCTTGgttatgttttatttatcaagtattggaaaaaaatatttacttccaATATCATTAAAGTGATATCAGCCAAAACATCCTTGAGTGAGGGTTTGGTGGATGACTATATAAAATCTGTATCAG CTGCATGGTGGCTAGGCATAGCAACTGCTTTCATTTTTAGTCTGATTGTGAGTACAAATTCTATGACATGGTATAG AAAACATATTATGAAGCTTCGTAAAGGGGAACGTACTTTTCTTCCTAAAGCTCTTCGAAATCCAAATTCAGTTGGAGACGATGCTGGAAGTTTAATG gCTGCAAGTATGAAATTTGCTGGGTTTCAAGTTGGCTATGCAGCATGGG gtTTTATTCTTTTATCCTTACTGTTGTTCTTATGTTATTATGTTTTAATAACACAACTGATCATTCCTATGAAAAGAGGAGAAAATTCTTTATCaattaatatatttataaaagtatG GCGTGTGTTCCACCTTGTGTCCTATCTCTTCTTTTACTTTAACATATTCCTTGGAATGTTTTCATGTCTGCTACGTATCATTTATGGCATCATATTTGGTGTAGTGTTTATACAACGCCTTCAAAAAAGTACCTTGCCAAGAACGCTTGAAGAGAAAGACCCAG gtttttattcCTACTTGGGTTACATCCTTCTTGAGCATCAGCATGCCAACCCGGTTTTACATTGTTTCGCCCGATTGTTACTTGAAAGTCGAAATAAAGATTTCGTTGAAGGCGAGAAATACGTCACAACAACGG ATCACTTTCTTTCAAGTGTTTTGGAAGTTGATCAAGTTGACAGTTTAAAAAAGGAAAGTATAAAGGTGAAGAGAGCAAGAACACGCTGGCATTTAGCGTACGTCTTAATAAAAAACCCGTCATTACAACGACACCGACGTAGtaaacaaaaagtaaacaaaccaaGAAATTTAGTGAAATTGATTCGAAATGCCGACGAAGTAAATTTTCCATTTGTTGTTTATACTGGAGTAAATGACAGTAAAGTAGATATAAAAATGTCGGATAAAAGGAAGCGTCATTCTAACAGTGATGGACGTTACAGTGACAATTCTACGTCAGACGACGAAAGAAATAACAGCGTTGATAAAGACGTGAGTTGTAACAGTGCTGATTACGTTGTTAATTATAAAACCTGCGAAAAACCTGATGACGACGATGATGCGGAATTTGCTGACAAGAACTACCACCAGTTTGTTGTCGTCGAGGAAAATGAACAAAAGTCGATATATTTTGACGAAACTGATGAAAAAATTAATCCGGCGCTAAATCTGGTTGCGGAAAGTTATGCATAA
- the LOC130631879 gene encoding stimulated by retinoic acid gene 6 protein-like isoform X1, whose translation MLPVANLALIAGLLMQFGIEDVTNPTDMLKKLNELSKEVDRIHNETGVSKEELEAFFNTTLPCMQRILKRDIERGVSPDATLRSLTNDCLYADRKCYADDNAASIFWGMQLCAFIFQIIISFSHRRKRLYMNCCKGHPGLVMRVCLILLLLVMLTCPVNMLDGYENRVGVALAFGLTITQCYYVLFSDYNKIFGTKIGAGIRALPSYASVFIKILCAIFISQMAYPFFVCQKLKNRIVGAVNGVFLCVLWLSLEIQKIYVNVTTCWEFWEKSGFGRKYGLLSILYDIPLYICLVLLLFKFIMVLVSTIKIRRKKLKIGVKLNWFKQDDTDWKSEYVYLHVKNLLKPCERDDGISFNGEDSDEENDVKIKRIVEDKVRENLYTYRPEFKYSTRMVASIVVAVLVIYTLLVSAVTLGYVLFIKYWKKIFTSNIIKVISAKTSLSEGLVDDYIKSVSAAWWLGIATAFIFSLIVSTNSMTWYRKHIMKLRKGERTFLPKALRNPNSVGDDAGSLMAASMKFAGFQVGYAAWGFILLSLLLFLCYYVLITQLIIPMKRGENSLSINIFIKVWPTLLITVAMMVVQKVMAVTCFLLNKDSLAVNNRRVFHLVSYLFFYFNIFLGMFSCLLRIIYGIIFGVVFIQRLQKSTLPRTLEEKDPGFYSYLGYILLEHQHANPVLHCFARLLLESRNKDFVEGEKYVTTTDHFLSSVLEVDQVDSLKKESIKVKRARTRWHLAYVLIKNPSLQRHRRSKQKVNKPRNLVKLIRNADEVNFPFVVYTGVNDSKVDIKMSDKRKRHSNSDGRYSDNSTSDDERNNSVDKDVSCNSADYVVNYKTCEKPDDDDDAEFADKNYHQFVVVEENEQKSIYFDETDEKINPALNLVAESYA comes from the exons atgcttccAGTAGCGAATTTGGCTTTGATAGCAGGGCTTTTAATGCAGTTTGGGATTGAAGATGTAACAAACCCAactgatatgttaaaaaaattgaatgaaCTCAGTAAAGAAGTTGACAGGATTCATAATGAAACAGGCGTCAGCAAAGAAGAGCTAGaagcattttttaatactacctTACCTTGTATGCAACGCATCCTAAAAAGAGATATTGAAAGAGGAGTGTCGCCGGATGCCACCCTGAGATCGTTAACAAATGAttg tttataTGCAGACAGAAAATGCTATGCTGATGATAATGCTGCCAGCATATTCTGGGGAATGCAACTTTGTGCT tttatttttcaaattatcatcAGCTTCAGTCATCGCAGAAAAAGATTGTATATGAACTGCTGTAAAGGCCATCCTGGTTTAGTAATGCGAGTGTGTCTTATCTTGCTGCTTCTTGTGATGTTGACTTG CCCGGTAAACATGCTGGATGGATACGAAAACCGTGTGGGCGTGGCATTGGCTTTTGGATTAACAATAACACAATGCTACTATGTCCTGTTCTCAGATTACAATAAAATTTTTGGTACAAAGATTGGTGCTGGAATACGAGCATTGCCATCTTATGCGTCAG TTTTCATCAAAATACTTTGTGCAATTTTCATTTCACAAATGGCTTATCCCTTCTTCGtatgtcaaaaattaaaaaatcgaattGTTGGTGCTGTTAATGGTGTATTCTTATGTGTCTTATG gtTGTCActtgaaattcaaaaaatatatgtCAACGTTACAACATGCTGGGAATTCTGGGAAAAAAGTGGATTTGGCAGG aagTATGGATTGCTGTCAATACTTTATGACATTCCTTTATATATATGTCTCGTTCTGTTATTATTCAAATTTATCATGGTATTGGTCTCAACTATCAAGATACGAAGAAAGAAATTAAAGATAGGTGTT aagtTGAACTGGTTTAAACAAGACGATACAGATTGGAAGAGTGAATATGTCTACCTTCATGTGAAAAATCTCTTAAAACCATGTGAACGTGATGACGG tataagTTTTAATGGTGAAGATAGCGATGAGGAGAatgatgttaaaattaaaagaatcgtcGAAGACAAAGTAAGAGAGAACTTGTACACATACAGACCAG AGTTTAAATATTCGACACGTATGGTAGCATCAATTGTTGTTGCTGTACTGGTTATATACACG ctGTTAGTATCTGCAGTGACGCTTGgttatgttttatttatcaagtattggaaaaaaatatttacttccaATATCATTAAAGTGATATCAGCCAAAACATCCTTGAGTGAGGGTTTGGTGGATGACTATATAAAATCTGTATCAG CTGCATGGTGGCTAGGCATAGCAACTGCTTTCATTTTTAGTCTGATTGTGAGTACAAATTCTATGACATGGTATAG AAAACATATTATGAAGCTTCGTAAAGGGGAACGTACTTTTCTTCCTAAAGCTCTTCGAAATCCAAATTCAGTTGGAGACGATGCTGGAAGTTTAATG gCTGCAAGTATGAAATTTGCTGGGTTTCAAGTTGGCTATGCAGCATGGG gtTTTATTCTTTTATCCTTACTGTTGTTCTTATGTTATTATGTTTTAATAACACAACTGATCATTCCTATGAAAAGAGGAGAAAATTCTTTATCaattaatatatttataaaagtatG GCCTACACTTCTGATAACGGTAGCTATGATGGTAGTGCAGAAAGTGATGGCTGTGACGtgctttcttttaaataaagattCATTAGCCGTCAATAACAG GCGTGTGTTCCACCTTGTGTCCTATCTCTTCTTTTACTTTAACATATTCCTTGGAATGTTTTCATGTCTGCTACGTATCATTTATGGCATCATATTTGGTGTAGTGTTTATACAACGCCTTCAAAAAAGTACCTTGCCAAGAACGCTTGAAGAGAAAGACCCAG gtttttattcCTACTTGGGTTACATCCTTCTTGAGCATCAGCATGCCAACCCGGTTTTACATTGTTTCGCCCGATTGTTACTTGAAAGTCGAAATAAAGATTTCGTTGAAGGCGAGAAATACGTCACAACAACGG ATCACTTTCTTTCAAGTGTTTTGGAAGTTGATCAAGTTGACAGTTTAAAAAAGGAAAGTATAAAGGTGAAGAGAGCAAGAACACGCTGGCATTTAGCGTACGTCTTAATAAAAAACCCGTCATTACAACGACACCGACGTAGtaaacaaaaagtaaacaaaccaaGAAATTTAGTGAAATTGATTCGAAATGCCGACGAAGTAAATTTTCCATTTGTTGTTTATACTGGAGTAAATGACAGTAAAGTAGATATAAAAATGTCGGATAAAAGGAAGCGTCATTCTAACAGTGATGGACGTTACAGTGACAATTCTACGTCAGACGACGAAAGAAATAACAGCGTTGATAAAGACGTGAGTTGTAACAGTGCTGATTACGTTGTTAATTATAAAACCTGCGAAAAACCTGATGACGACGATGATGCGGAATTTGCTGACAAGAACTACCACCAGTTTGTTGTCGTCGAGGAAAATGAACAAAAGTCGATATATTTTGACGAAACTGATGAAAAAATTAATCCGGCGCTAAATCTGGTTGCGGAAAGTTATGCATAA